The Chitinophagales bacterium genomic sequence TCATACATGCAGGGTTGAAATGCATACAAGGTAAGTGTGTAGTTAACTCTATATCACTGAAAGAAGGGGAAGAGAAATTTATTGAGCAGGCGCGCACATGCAAAAACTTTGGCGCATCGGTTGTCGTGATGGCTTTTGACGAGAACGGACAGGCTGATACACTTCAGCGCCGTGTGGATATTTGTGAACGTGCCTATAAGATATTGACAGAGCAGGTAGGCTTCCTCCCGCAGGATATCATTTTCGACCCCAATATATTTGCCGTAGCTACGGGTATAGAAGAACACAATGGATATGCGCTTGAGTTTATTGAAGCCACACGCATCATCAAGCAGAAAATGCCTTTGGTGAAAGTAAGTGGTGGTGTCAGTAATGTATCGTTCTCTTTCAGGGGAAATGATGTAGTGCGCGAGGCAATGCACAGTGTATTCCTCTATCACGCCATCAGGGCAGGTATGGATATGGGTATTGTAAATGCCGGTCAGCTGCAGATATATGACCAGATAGAACCACAACTCAAGGAGCTGTGCGAGGACGTGATACTGAACAGGAGTGATGATGCTACGGAAAAACTGGTCACATTCGCAGACACGGTTAAGGCAAAGGACAAACAGGAAAAGAAAACGGATGAGTGGCGCAATGGCTCAGTTGAAGAACGCTTGAAGCACGCACTGGTGAATGGTATTACTGACTATATAGACGCGGATACTGAAGAGGCGAGGCAGAAATACGATACTCCACTCGAGGTAATAGAGGGCCCGCTTATGGACGGCATGAATGTGGTGGGTGACCTGTTTGGCAGTGGTAAGATGTTCCTGCCGCAGGTGGTTAAGAGTGCCCGCGTTATGAAGAAAAGTGTCGCGATACTTACTCCTTATATAGAAGCAGAAAAAGAAGAACGCAGACTATCAGGTAATACTGATGTAGAGCAGGCCGGAGCGGCTAAGATATTAATGGCCACGGTAAAAGGTGACGTACACGATATTGGTAAGAATATCGTGGGTGTGGTATTGGGCTGTAATGGTTACGATGTAATAGACCTGGGAGTGATGGTACCTGCTGACAAGATACTGGATACAGCTGAAAAAGAAGGTGCGGATATTATCGGTTTGAGTGGGCTGATCACGCCATCGCTGGATGAGATGGTGCATGTAGCAAAAGAAATGAAACGACGCGGAATGAAGCAGCCGCTGATGATAGGCGGAGCTACTACATCGCGCATACATACTGCTGTGAAAATTGCAGGTGGTTATGATAATGGTGTGGTGCATGTACTGGATGCCAGCCGTAGTGTTACGGTAGCAGGCAGTTTGTTGAGTAAAGAGAACAAGCAGCCGTTTCTTGATAATATAAATGCTGAGTATGAAAAGCTGCGTGTAGATTTTGCGAATAAACAAACACATAAGCAATACATACCGTTTGCAGAGGCACAAGGTAACCCTGTTGTTATTGATTGGGATAATTACACGCCACCTGTACCGTCATTTACAGGTACTAAATTATTTGAAGATTACGACCTGGCTGAGATAAGGCAGTACATAGATTGGGGACCATTTTTCATCGCATGGGAAATGAAAGGGAAGTTCCCGGATATCCTTACTGATGAACATGCAGGAACAGAGGCCACAAAACTGTATAATGATGCCAATGCTATGTTGGATAAGATTGTTGCCGAAAAGTGGCTGACAGCGAAAGGTGTTGTTGGTTTCTGGCAGGCACATAAAGTAGCGCCTGATACAATAGAGTTGAAAGATGATAAAGGACATGATCTTTGCTTCCTTGAGTCGTTGCGCCAGCAGCAGAAAAAAGCAGCAGGACAACCGCATTTCTCATTGTCAGATTTCATAAGGCCAGTAGAGAAAGGCAGTGACTACATGGGGGCTTTTGCAGTGGCTATACATGGTATAGAACCTCATTTGCAAAATTTTATGGATAATCACGATGATTATAATAAGATCATGCTGCAGGCCATGGCCGATAGGCTGGCTGAAGCCTTTGCAGAGGTACTGCACAAACGCACCCGCGCAGAGTTCTGGGGCTATGCCAAAGACGAGGATATTAATATTGCAGACCTGGTAAAGGAAAAATATCAGGGTATACGCCCTGCACCCGGTTATCCTGCCTGCCCGGATCATACTGAGAAATACAAACTGTTTGAATTGTTGAATGCTACCGAAGTAGCTGGTATACAGCTAACCGAATCGTTGGCCATGTATCCGGGGGCTGCAGTTTGTGGTTGGTACTTCAGCCACCCGCAAAGCACTTATTTTGGCGTTGGCAAGATTCAGGAAGATCAGTTGAGAGATTATGCTCATCGCAAAGGTATGAGTATTGAAGAAGCGACTAAATGGTTATCTCCAGTAATAGAAGCATAAACAATGAACGAACAAACAATGGACACTTTAGGGCAACATGATAATGGAGGTACTGACTCGAAATTTCTGAGGATAGTTGCGACAGTTGTCTCGTATATATTACACCCTGTTTTTATGCCTGTCCTTATGGCTTGGGTCATTTACCAGGTCAGCCCTGTAAGTTTTGTACAGTATGAAGGAAAGGCTCTGTCTATGGTATTCATACAGATAGCGCTGACAACCATATTCTTTCCTATATTGGTTGTATTGTTACTAAAAGGGTTGGGGTTCATAGATAGTATCCTGCTGCGCAAGAATAAGGAGCGGATAATACCCTTACTGGCAACCTTGATATGTTATTGGTGGATCAGTCATGTCTTCAAAAACCTGGATGCGCCGGTAATATTGCAGGTGCTTTTACGGGGCGCTTACTGGGGTATCATTGTACTGTTTATGTGCAGTATCTTCTTTAAAATAAGTATGCACACAATGGCAGCCGGAGGTATGCTGGGTGTACTCATTGTGCTGCTGATACTCAGCCCCGTTAGTATGACAGTACCACTGTTCATAGGTATTGTTGTGGCAGGAATAAGTGGCACAGCACGCATGTTATTAGGTGCGCATACCCAGTTTGAAATATGGTCGGGATATATTCTGGGTATACTCTCTATGCTGGCTGCTTACTGGTATATTGTGCTGTAATTATCTGTTTACACCGGTCTCTTCAACAATAGAATGTATTTTGTTATCAAGGTCAGTTGCTGCTTCTTCCAGCAATATTAATTTCTCTTTGTCAGCAATATAGTTGTCATCCTTTATTATATTAATAAGTCCCATGATAGAGGTAAGTGGCTGTCTGATGTCATGCGATTGCATGTGTGCTATGTTCTTCAACGACTCATTTTTCTCTTCAAGCGTTTTCAGATTTTCAGCCAGTACCTGGTAACTCAGTTCCAGCTCCATCAGGAAGGTTACTTGCCTGGCCATTACCGTCAATGCTTTTTGTTGCATTGTGGATATATTATTCGGTTTGCCATCAAACAGGCAAAGACTACCCATCCTGAGTCCATTTTTTAATGTAAGTGGAGCACCGGCATAAAAACGAACATTGGGTGGTTCATGCACAAGAGGATTATTATCAAAACGACTGTCTTCCAGTGCGTCCGGTATAATGGTCAGGCTGTCATTCTGTATGGTATATTGACAAAAAGAGGTCTCCCTGGGCATAGCCGGAGCGTCAATACCTGTTCTCACTTTTACCCAGTTCACTTCTTTATCTAACAGCGTAATAAGTGCTACAGGTGTGCCGCATAATTCAGCTGCGAAGTTGACAATATCCTGAAACTCATTAGATTTATCATAGTCCAGTAATAAAAAACGATTGACTGCCTCCAGGCGTTCATGCTCAAGTATTTCAGGCATATTGTTGCATTAAAGATTAGTACAAACAATATATACGCCTATCGATGGTAAAAGGTTCATTTCAGATGAAAATAAATGTGCAGGACACTTACCATCCGCTCTGCCATGGTACTGCTGAAGTTGTAGAGTGAAGGCCTGCTGGTATATCAAGCAGGTGCTCTGGTAATATCACCAGGCTTTCTATTTTGCCATCTGTTATCTTCCAGTGTGCTGCATTGCCTGTAGGGTTGTCATGTATTATCATCACAGGTGTGCCATTACGCACCAGTTTTCCTTTTTTATGTACCCATCCATTGGCCCAGTTATAGTTCCACTTTGCATCGGCCATAGAAACTCTAACGCAGCCATGAGATACAGGCTTGTTGATGGGTAGAGAATACTGGTGCACATGTAGTCCCCAAATGGCCTGAAAGTCGAACATGAAAAAGAGTTCCCACTTCTCTCCGGGAGGTGCCGCATTAGAAAGTCGGTACTCATCTTTCCAGTTGAAGTTATAACGCCCTGCCGGGGTCTTGTCATTTGTTCTGCCCGATGATAACAGCCCCCATCTCACCAGTTTGCCATATTCATATGCCCCGAATGTCTGTGTAAACTTGTCGATGATAAAAAGTTTCGCAACGGTGTCAGCAGCAGTGTAATAAAAAGGGTAGGGACTGTATGCTTTGAAATCCTGCACGAATGAGTCCGGTATCATCAACGCCCTGCCATTTTTGAAGTTGTCCCCGGTTATACGGTTGGTCAGTTCTACTATGTACCGTTTCATGGCGCTGTCATCGCCTGGTATGGAATCAATATGTGCCAGGAACTCTCCCCAGTTGCCAAGGCTGTCACCTTTTACATGGTCGCCGTATTCATACAGGTGCCAGCTTACTTTCTGCAGGTTGTCTACGGGCATAAGCTGGCTGTTCTGCAACCTGGCTACTTTGTCTTGGTCTACATAACCCTGTGCTGTTGCCAGCGGCAGGCAGTAGAGAAATACCAGTAAAGTGCATAACGAGCGGTTTGACATATACGAAACGTCTGAATCGTTTTTTTTAAGAATGGCAATATTAGCTCAAAATAGGAAACCTCCGTATGATAATTATCAGTACAGAAATTCAGTTTCTGTATTTTTAGGCGATGAATCTATTATTTGTTTGCAGTCGTAACCAATGGCGTAGCCCTACAGCAGAGGCCATTTACAGGAATATTGAAGGACTCAGTGTTAGTTCTGCAGGTACTGAACCATCTGCACGTGTAAGGTTGACCGCCAAAATGATAGATAGTGCAGATATTATATTCGTTATGGAGCAAGAGCACAAGGTACGTATCAGGCAAAATTTTCCACAAAATATGCAGGATAAGATCATTATTGTACTGGACATTCCGGACGAATATGGGTATATGGACGATGAACTGGTTGCCATGCTACGTGACAGTATAGATAGCCACTTGCAGCAAATAAGATAAAACGAATATCCCCGGAACGAATGACCGGGGATACAACTATTAATTACAAAAAACAATGCTTACTCTGATTCAGCTATCACCTCTTTCACTTCAGGTATCATGCGTTTCATCATACCTTCAATACCGGCCTTCAGGGTTATCATAGATGATGGGCAACCGGAGCAGGAACCCTGCATCATCAGTTTTACCACGCCGGCATCATAACCTTTAAAGCTGATAGCTCCACCATCCATCTCCACAGCAGGCTTTACATAGTTTTCTAAAAGTTCCTTTATGCGCTTTACTACATCTGTGTCGTCAGCGTTAATTGTATTGCTCTCTACTTTCTGTACTATCTGGTCTTCGTGCAGTACTACTTTACCCTCTTCAAGGTATTGCTTCAGAAACTCGCGTACTGAAGGAATTACTTCGTCCCATTGAGTCTCAGGAGTTTTGGTCAGAGTTACAAAATTGCTGGCGATAAATACCCCACGGATGAATGGGAATGCAAATAATTCTTTAGCCAGCGGTGAGGGTGCTGCACTTGCTTCATCAGGAAAATCAATGCTTTTACCGGGATACAACAGCTTGTTGGCTACAAACTTCATTGTCTCCGGATTAGGCGTCATTTCCGTGTATATGCTCACGATGGTATTTCCTGTCTTCAACATTTTTCAATTCAATTTGTTACAAAATTAAGCATTTAGCTATCTATCACCAATCAATTCCCCATATAGAGGTATAATAATTTACATTAACATAAAAATTAAAGTATTATGAAACACTTAATAGCAGGTCTATTTGTAATTGTATTATTAACTGCTGTCATGGCATGTTCTTCGCCCAGGCCTACAAGGGAGGTAGACCATACTAAGATGCAAAATAAAGCCATGAGGCACAGGAACCAGGCTACTGACCTGAACAATGCAGGGCATCAGAAAGATGAAATAAGAGCAAAAACAGAATAAGCGCTTTTAACATTGTGTTATAAAACTAACTGGTGCTGAGCTTGTTAGTAAACTAAGAGCTATCACGATGAAATATTTTATCAAACTAAAAAAACCAAATGTTATGAAGTACAAAATAATTATGTTAGCCGCGGCTGCTTTCGCGTTGACGCAAGTACAGGCTAATGCACAGATGAAAGGAGATGAAAAATGTGAGACTGAAACTATAGTGGTGACAAAAGGGGACAATACTAAATCGAATGTATTGGCTGCCTACGAGGTATGGGATAAGAATACCAACAGGAAAGAGGCACCCTGCACTACGGCATATGTACGTTATGATGTGCCAACCGGCAACCCCCGGTTGAAGGCCAGCTATGACATGCCCGGTGATGTGTATGAAGGTAAAGAGGTGCTTTCTAACGACGGCGTAGCTAAGAACATGCGACGCAATATGCACTACCTTAATTTCAGTGTAAGAAGGGTGCCTAATGACGGTGGCCTTTATATGAAAGAGTAACAAACAAATGATCTTTTAAGTGCCGCCTTTGTAGCGGCACTTTTTTATAAGTAATTCTACATGCACCGCTTAAAAGAGACATATGAGTTGCTGAAGGGCACTATCAGTTCGTTTGTTACAGATAATGTTACTAAACTGAGTGCTTCTCTTGCTTACTATACAGTATTCTCCCTAGGGCCTTTAATGCTGGTAGTTGTATCCGTTACAGGTGTGTTTTTTGAGACCAAGGACGTGATGTGGAAGGTGTACTGGCAATTGAAAGACCTGGTGGGCCAGAGCAGTGCCGACCAGTTGATAAACATCATTCGTGAGTTACAGGACAAAAATGCAGGAGCTTTCAGCCTGTTAGGTACTGGAATACTTTTATTCGGTGCCACTACCGTATTTGCAGATATGCAGGACAGCATGAACTATATATGGTCGGTAAAAGCAAAACCACGCTATGGCTGGTGGCGGTATATCAAGACAAGGTTATTATCTTTTTCAATGATCCTCGGCATCGCATTTTTACTCATGGTGTCGCTGATGCTCAGTTCGCTTATCAATGTTTTATCCAACAATCTCTTCGCTGATCTGCCGGATGAGCTGATATACATTATCTACCTGTTCGACTTTGTCCTGTCATTCGCAGTCATTACATTTTTATTCACTTGCATATATAAGCTGCTGCCTGATGTGGTTATCCGCTGGAAGGATGCCCTGAAGGGTGCAGTGTTCACAGGATCACTTTTTATGCTGGGCAAGTATGTCATAGGTATGTACATAGCATCAACAGAAATGAGTAATACTTATGGTGCGGCGGCATCAATAATCGTCATTTTGTTGTGGGTATATTATACAGCAATAATCCTCTATTTCGGGGCCGAGTTTACCAAAGTCAGTATCATTAGGTCGGGTGGAAAGACAGCATTGAAGAACAATGCAGTATTTATTGTTAAGCAGGAGAAAGAGTTGCAACCCTGGTAGGAGCTACTTCTCCATTAATGCCTTTACAGAACCTACAGACACAAACCTGAACACGAATATCCATACCAACGATACCGCACCGAACAAGAACATCTGGTACATCCATTCAACAGGTAAGAGTGTACAGCCATAGCCTGTAATGCCCAGCATAAGTATATAGCCAAGGTGGGCGGCGACCAGTTTAATGCTTTTGGCCAGCTTCAGGTTTTTGCCGGAGAAGAACATGTATAACACTGCCAGTGTAGATTGGGTGATAAAGGCCACCTGTGCCGCTCCCAAAGCCTGGTGCTGTGGTATCAGCCAAAGGTTCAGCGACAGGTTGATGATAACACCCACGACAGCTATTTTATTCAGCAGGATAAGATTGCCATTGGCTGTAAGCAGGGTAGAGTAGATATACATGATGCAATAGGCAGGAAAGCAAGCCATGAGCCAGGCAAACACTTGTCCACCATAAGCATCAGCATCGGTGTACAGCAATTGCATAATATCCGTGCCAAAGAACACTGCCGCACCTGTAGCTATAAATGCCGCCGGCAACAGCATATTGACTGATAACCTGACGATAGGCTGTATGTCATTTTGCTGCGAGAGCATCCGCCCGAACATAGGTAGCAACATGCCTGCGAACATAATGCCGAACATATTACCTACGTCCAGCAAGCGGTACCCTGCCGCATAGATACCCGCAAAGTTCTTACTCTCGGGTCCGCTCAGGCGTTCTACCAATATGGTATCTACCCGCATGTGTACAGCCATCAGGAATACCAGCGATGCGTAGGGCAGGCTTTTACGGATGATGCCCGTCACCTCATTTACATTCAGTGACAGGTTGAAGGATACTCCGGCCATTTTTTTCAATACTGCCATGCCGATCACTACAGCTACTGCGTAACTAATGATCTGTGCCACCACGAACCACTCTATTTTAAACCCGGCCGCAAATGCCGCACTGAATAGTAGTACACTGCATATGAGTATCATCAGCAGCTTATCAGTTACCGACAGGAGCGCATCCAGCCTGAACTTGTGCAGCGCCGATACATTGCTGCGCAGGAAGAGCATCAGCGAGTTGAGCGACTGAATGAGTAATATCCCTGTAAGCAGCAACATTTCCCGCCCCGAGTACCCGATTGCCAGCGCGGCACCCATTACCAGCACGCCATATACTAACACAAGTGCCAGCCGTGCCGAAAGCATGGCAGGAAACAGGGTGCGAAGTTTGCCGGGATTACTGGATATAATGTTGGTATTGTAATATGTAAGCCCGAAATCCAGCACGATATTGAATATCAGCCCCAGGTTCACCAAAGCCTGGTAGGTACCATAATCGGCATGGCCAACGGTGTTTTGTACGTTCCGGTCTATCAAAAACACCCATAACGGCTTCACCAGCAGGTTGACCGCTATTGTAAAAAGGAGGTTTTTGACAAAAAACTTACGCATTGGCTTAATATTCGTTGGCTGTAAGTGGTAAAATTATATTTTTGTCGCCATTACTATGCGTATAGGCGTAAATACAAGACTTTTATTGAAGGGAAAACTGGAAGGGATCGGCTGGTTCACCTGCCAGACACTGGAAAGAATGGTGCATGAACATCCTGAGCACGATTTTTTCTTTTTCTTCGACAGGCCCTATGATGAGTCTTTTGTTTTTTCTACCAATGTCACACCCGTGGTGGTGCCGCCGCAGGCCAGGCATCCTATCCTGTTCGCACTCTGGTTCGACTGGACACTACCCTATGTGCTTAAAAAGCACAAGATAGATGTATTTCTGTCGCCCGACGGATTTTGTTCGCTCAGGACGCCGATACCTACCTGCCTGGTGGTACACGACCTGGCTTTTGAGCATTATCCTGAACACCTTTCGTTTGCTAACAGGTATTACTGGCAGTTCTTTCAGCCAAAGTTTGCCAACAAAGCCAAAAGGATAGTGACCGTATCTGAATACTCCAAACAGGATATGGTGACCCAGTATGACATAGACCCTGCAAAAATAGACGTGGCCTGCAATGGGGTACACGATGCTTACCGTGAGCTGGAATGGCGGGAGAAAGAAGCTGTGAAAGAAAAGTATGCCGATGGCTGCGAGTACTTCGTTTTTGCCGGTGCCCTGCACCCCCGCAAGAACATACTGAACATGCTGAAGGCATTTGTTGCCTTCAAAAAAATGCAGCGCAGTAACATGAAGCTGGTGATCGTGGGCCGTTTTGCATGGAAGTATGAGGAGGTGCTGGAGATGAAGGAGAACATGCCTTTTAAGGATGATGTGAAATGGGTAGGCTATATGAACGTAGACGAGTTGCCCGCCGTGATAGGTGGTGCCTATGCTATGCTGTACCCATCGTTCTTCGAAGGTTTTGGCATACCCATACTGGAGGCTTTAAAATGTAATGTGCCTGCCATTGTAAGTAATACATCGTCTATGCCCGAAGTGGCCGGCGAAGCCGGGCTGCTGGTGAACCCTGCTGATGTAGAGGATATTGCCAACAAAATGGAGATGCTATACAAAGACGAAGCACTGAGGGCTAAACTCATCGCTCATGCACCGGAACAGGTAGCCAAATTTACCTGGGAAAGAGCCTCGAAAGTGCTTTGGGAGAATATGATGCAGTGCGTGAATAAGTAACGCATTTTGTTTCCAAAAGCTCCGTTTTGTTTCCTGTTTGTTTCCAAAACGACAACTTTATTTCATGCTGTTTCTGATGTAATTGGCTAATTACCAACTGTTTGCGGGTGTTTTGTTTCTTTTTGTTTCCTGCAAACGACTATTTTTAAAAAGTTGCCACTTTGTTCCCTTTTATCCTTTTCCGTTTCGTATTTCAAAGAGCTTGAATTGCCATATTTCCAATGCGCAATTATATTGTAAATATACGTAATTTTGTTGTATTTTAAAAATATAATGTGGACTGGGTAGGGTGATCTCGCTTTTGTGTCAATCAGGGGATTGACTGCCGGGAAGGACGTAGTCGGGGGCTACGCCCAACGGGGGTGGCATAAATTATAATTCTTCAAGTCTATAGTTTGGCATTTCATCATAAGTTCTTCCATTAAGGATCCTGCCAGCTTTTTTCTTGTTAGTACCACCCCATTGTTTAAAGAAAAATGCGACCCCTGCATTTTCGCATTGTTGTTGGATATCTAATGCCCAGTCGGGATCCATAGTGCGCGGCTTACGACCACTTTCACCACCAACAATTACCCAGTCTATGTTGTTTAGATTTATGTTTTCAAGAGGTCCTATAAGAGGCTCACAGGATAGAAACTTTACCCTTGCATTAGTTTGCCTTAAGTAGTCTATACGTTCAATTACTCTGTTGTCTTCTACAGAGACACCCATCCAAATATTATGTGTCCACTTTAGCTCTGTATGTAATTCTAAAAGACGTTCAGCTCGTTTGGTTAATACTTGGAAAACATGCTGTGGGTTTTCATTCATTACCTGAAATACCCTTTTAATAAATGATAGTGGTATTTGGGGATGGAATAAATCACTCATAGAGTTAACGAAAACAATTTTGGGTTGTTTCCATGTATAGGGTGTTTTAAGGGTGTCTGGATGAGTACGGACTTTAAAAGCATCTTTATATTTCTCAACTCCCATTGCTTGCAAACGTTTGGACATTACTTCTGCATAGCAATATTTGCACCCTGCTGAAATTTTTGTACACCCTGTTGTAGGGTTCCAGGTCATTTCGGTCCATTCTATGCTGCTCTGTGCCATTTATTTGATTTCAATTTTATGAATTTCCTCTCTATGAAGATTGCTCGAAATTAGTTTAAATCTGTATTCTATTTTATTACTTGATTTCAAGCGTTTTAAAATTACGTTTGCATCTTTAAGTAAAAAACCTTCAGTTAAGGTAAACAAGTATACAGACCTATTCGTATTTAAAGAACCATTGATTATTTTATCTTCTAATGTTTTTTCAAATACTTGTCTCTTATTTGGAACGTTTAAGTGAGGGAACATGGTAGGGGCATGTTCATTTATTTTTTCGTTGTCTATGTCAAAGTTAGCTTCTCCTCTTAAAGTGTCATTTTTCCAAGCAACATTTAGAAATTTTTCTATTCCTAAAGTGTGATTACTCCCAAATATTAATCCATATATGTTTGAACCTTTTTTTATTGAAAATGGGGCCAAATAGTATTCTTTATTCTCCGGTATTAAAGACTTATAAAAATCTAGCACTTTTCTGTGTACATCAAAGTAGTTTGCTTGTTTTATGTCATTGCTCAGAGTTGGAAAATACTTCTTAAACTCAGGAGTTTCTGCAAATCTTTTAAAATACGAAGACGAGAT encodes the following:
- the metH gene encoding methionine synthase, with protein sequence MSDSRKPYLRLSGLEPLVIRPESNFVNVGERTNVTGSKKFARLIREDKYEEALSVARQQVENGAQILDVNMDDAMLDGVAVMTKFINLLQAEPDIAKIPVMLDSSKFEIIHAGLKCIQGKCVVNSISLKEGEEKFIEQARTCKNFGASVVVMAFDENGQADTLQRRVDICERAYKILTEQVGFLPQDIIFDPNIFAVATGIEEHNGYALEFIEATRIIKQKMPLVKVSGGVSNVSFSFRGNDVVREAMHSVFLYHAIRAGMDMGIVNAGQLQIYDQIEPQLKELCEDVILNRSDDATEKLVTFADTVKAKDKQEKKTDEWRNGSVEERLKHALVNGITDYIDADTEEARQKYDTPLEVIEGPLMDGMNVVGDLFGSGKMFLPQVVKSARVMKKSVAILTPYIEAEKEERRLSGNTDVEQAGAAKILMATVKGDVHDIGKNIVGVVLGCNGYDVIDLGVMVPADKILDTAEKEGADIIGLSGLITPSLDEMVHVAKEMKRRGMKQPLMIGGATTSRIHTAVKIAGGYDNGVVHVLDASRSVTVAGSLLSKENKQPFLDNINAEYEKLRVDFANKQTHKQYIPFAEAQGNPVVIDWDNYTPPVPSFTGTKLFEDYDLAEIRQYIDWGPFFIAWEMKGKFPDILTDEHAGTEATKLYNDANAMLDKIVAEKWLTAKGVVGFWQAHKVAPDTIELKDDKGHDLCFLESLRQQQKKAAGQPHFSLSDFIRPVEKGSDYMGAFAVAIHGIEPHLQNFMDNHDDYNKIMLQAMADRLAEAFAEVLHKRTRAEFWGYAKDEDINIADLVKEKYQGIRPAPGYPACPDHTEKYKLFELLNATEVAGIQLTESLAMYPGAAVCGWYFSHPQSTYFGVGKIQEDQLRDYAHRKGMSIEEATKWLSPVIEA
- a CDS encoding GAF domain-containing protein, whose translation is MPEILEHERLEAVNRFLLLDYDKSNEFQDIVNFAAELCGTPVALITLLDKEVNWVKVRTGIDAPAMPRETSFCQYTIQNDSLTIIPDALEDSRFDNNPLVHEPPNVRFYAGAPLTLKNGLRMGSLCLFDGKPNNISTMQQKALTVMARQVTFLMELELSYQVLAENLKTLEEKNESLKNIAHMQSHDIRQPLTSIMGLINIIKDDNYIADKEKLILLEEAATDLDNKIHSIVEETGVNR
- a CDS encoding L,D-transpeptidase, yielding MSNRSLCTLLVFLYCLPLATAQGYVDQDKVARLQNSQLMPVDNLQKVSWHLYEYGDHVKGDSLGNWGEFLAHIDSIPGDDSAMKRYIVELTNRITGDNFKNGRALMIPDSFVQDFKAYSPYPFYYTAADTVAKLFIIDKFTQTFGAYEYGKLVRWGLLSSGRTNDKTPAGRYNFNWKDEYRLSNAAPPGEKWELFFMFDFQAIWGLHVHQYSLPINKPVSHGCVRVSMADAKWNYNWANGWVHKKGKLVRNGTPVMIIHDNPTGNAAHWKITDGKIESLVILPEHLLDIPAGLHSTTSAVPWQSGW
- a CDS encoding protein tyrosine phosphatase; its protein translation is MNLLFVCSRNQWRSPTAEAIYRNIEGLSVSSAGTEPSARVRLTAKMIDSADIIFVMEQEHKVRIRQNFPQNMQDKIIIVLDIPDEYGYMDDELVAMLRDSIDSHLQQIR
- a CDS encoding NifU family protein; translation: MLKTGNTIVSIYTEMTPNPETMKFVANKLLYPGKSIDFPDEASAAPSPLAKELFAFPFIRGVFIASNFVTLTKTPETQWDEVIPSVREFLKQYLEEGKVVLHEDQIVQKVESNTINADDTDVVKRIKELLENYVKPAVEMDGGAISFKGYDAGVVKLMMQGSCSGCPSSMITLKAGIEGMMKRMIPEVKEVIAESE
- a CDS encoding YihY/virulence factor BrkB family protein, with protein sequence MHRLKETYELLKGTISSFVTDNVTKLSASLAYYTVFSLGPLMLVVVSVTGVFFETKDVMWKVYWQLKDLVGQSSADQLINIIRELQDKNAGAFSLLGTGILLFGATTVFADMQDSMNYIWSVKAKPRYGWWRYIKTRLLSFSMILGIAFLLMVSLMLSSLINVLSNNLFADLPDELIYIIYLFDFVLSFAVITFLFTCIYKLLPDVVIRWKDALKGAVFTGSLFMLGKYVIGMYIASTEMSNTYGAAASIIVILLWVYYTAIILYFGAEFTKVSIIRSGGKTALKNNAVFIVKQEKELQPW
- a CDS encoding polysaccharide biosynthesis C-terminal domain-containing protein encodes the protein MRKFFVKNLLFTIAVNLLVKPLWVFLIDRNVQNTVGHADYGTYQALVNLGLIFNIVLDFGLTYYNTNIISSNPGKLRTLFPAMLSARLALVLVYGVLVMGAALAIGYSGREMLLLTGILLIQSLNSLMLFLRSNVSALHKFRLDALLSVTDKLLMILICSVLLFSAAFAAGFKIEWFVVAQIISYAVAVVIGMAVLKKMAGVSFNLSLNVNEVTGIIRKSLPYASLVFLMAVHMRVDTILVERLSGPESKNFAGIYAAGYRLLDVGNMFGIMFAGMLLPMFGRMLSQQNDIQPIVRLSVNMLLPAAFIATGAAVFFGTDIMQLLYTDADAYGGQVFAWLMACFPAYCIMYIYSTLLTANGNLILLNKIAVVGVIINLSLNLWLIPQHQALGAAQVAFITQSTLAVLYMFFSGKNLKLAKSIKLVAAHLGYILMLGITGYGCTLLPVEWMYQMFLFGAVSLVWIFVFRFVSVGSVKALMEK
- a CDS encoding glycosyltransferase family 4 protein, with translation MRIGVNTRLLLKGKLEGIGWFTCQTLERMVHEHPEHDFFFFFDRPYDESFVFSTNVTPVVVPPQARHPILFALWFDWTLPYVLKKHKIDVFLSPDGFCSLRTPIPTCLVVHDLAFEHYPEHLSFANRYYWQFFQPKFANKAKRIVTVSEYSKQDMVTQYDIDPAKIDVACNGVHDAYRELEWREKEAVKEKYADGCEYFVFAGALHPRKNILNMLKAFVAFKKMQRSNMKLVIVGRFAWKYEEVLEMKENMPFKDDVKWVGYMNVDELPAVIGGAYAMLYPSFFEGFGIPILEALKCNVPAIVSNTSSMPEVAGEAGLLVNPADVEDIANKMEMLYKDEALRAKLIAHAPEQVAKFTWERASKVLWENMMQCVNK
- a CDS encoding phage Gp37/Gp68 family protein, with product MAQSSIEWTEMTWNPTTGCTKISAGCKYCYAEVMSKRLQAMGVEKYKDAFKVRTHPDTLKTPYTWKQPKIVFVNSMSDLFHPQIPLSFIKRVFQVMNENPQHVFQVLTKRAERLLELHTELKWTHNIWMGVSVEDNRVIERIDYLRQTNARVKFLSCEPLIGPLENINLNNIDWVIVGGESGRKPRTMDPDWALDIQQQCENAGVAFFFKQWGGTNKKKAGRILNGRTYDEMPNYRLEEL